GAGCGAGACCGCACCGACCGCGGCGTAGAACGCGCCGAAGAACGAGGTCAAGGTGTCGCCCTTGAGGCGCGAGGCGGCGATCGCCTGGAACTGGTAGTCGGCGATCGCCGTGGCCAGCGCGGCGAGCAGGACCATCGCCGCGATCAGCCGCAGGTGCGGCGAGCCGGCGACGAGCCGCAGGCTCTCCGGCAGATGGCGCGGGGCGCGCTCCGCCCCGCGCGAGGCCGGCAGCCGCCGCCGTCCGAGGACCAGCGCGAGCCAGGCCGCGACGGCGAGGAGCGCGGCGAGGACCAGCAGCACGTTGACGGTGCCGATCCGCGGCGAGATCCACGAGGCGAGCCAGCCGCCGCAGATCCCGCCGGCGATCCCCCCGGCGCCGATCGCGCCGAAGGCCCGCTTCGCCTCGCGCGTGGTGAAGACGTCGTTGATCAGCGTCCAGGCCTGCGCCGGCCCGACGACGCCGTAGATCCCGCCCCAGACGAAGACGACCGGAAAGAGCCAGGGCGGGTCGAAGCGCGCCGCCCACCAGAAGAAGGTCAGGTTGCCGGCGAAGAAGAGCAGCGTGCCGACGCCGAGCGTCGTCGGCGAGACGCGCCGCGCGATGCGGAGGTAGATCGCGACGAAGATCGAGACGCCGACGGCGACGCCGATGATCGCGTAGGGCAGCTTGATCGCCCCGAACCTGCCGAGGAAGAGGCTGTCCCGCACCGCCTTCACGGCGATGTAGACGGCGATGACGACGAAGACGTAGGCCGAGGCGATCAGCGCCCGCGCCGCGTCGCCGGGGCGCAGCGCCAGAATGGCCAGCGCTCGCGCCGCGGCGCGTTCCTTTCCTTCCTTCGGCGTCATTGGGCGGCCCGGGCTCTCCGTGCGGGCGGAGCGGCCCGCGCGGCGCGCTCCGTCCCCGCTAATCTAGCCGATGCGGGGGGGGCGCGGCACGCCTTAGACGCGGAAGCGCGCGGACGATCCGCCTCGTCGGACGAACGGCGCTTGCGGGGCGTCGGCGGGACGCGGGCCGGAGCGGGAACCGCGGAAGGCGAAGAAGGCGGATCGGCGCGGGCCGGCGGGACGCGGGCCCGCGCGAGGGGCGGTCAGCGCCCCAGGGCGCCGCGGACGGCGGAGACCAGCTCCGCGGTCGTGAACGGCTTGCGGAGGAAGCGGGACGCGCCTTGGGCGGCGCGCGCCGTCATGCGGTCGTCGGCGAAGCCGCTGAACATCACCGCCGGCAGGTCGGGCCGGACCTTGCGCATTTCGGCGAGGGTCGTCGGGCCGTCCACGCCGGGCATCATCACGTCCACCACGGCGCAGTCCACCGCCTGGCCGGCGCGGCGCATGATCTCCACCGCCTCGCGCCCCCCCTCGGCCTTGAGCACGCGGTAGCCGGCGCGCTGCAGCATCAGCCCGGCGACCTCCCGCACGAGGTCGTCGTCGTCCACGACCATGACGATCCCGCCCGGCGCGGCGTTGGCCGCGCAGGTCGGAACGGTCGGGCGGACGAGCGGCGCCCCCACGACGGAAGCGTTGTTTTCAGGCATGGCGATGGAGCCCCCGAAGATGAGCGGGATTATAGCGCCGGCGGATGCCCCGTCCAGCGGTTCGGCAAGACCGTCTCCCGCGGCCGGGACCGGGCTCCTTCCGCGGGCCGGGGAATGCCGGACGCCCGGCGGCGACGTCGGGCGCGCCGCGTCCGCCCGCGCGCGGCGGCGGGACGGGGCGCGCCGCTCACAGCTCCAGCTTCGCCGCGGCGGACGCGGTCGTCGTCGCCGTCCCTTGCCAGCGCCCGCCCGCCGTCGTCGTCGCGACGACCGTCCACGTGCCGGGCGGCAGCCCGTCGAGCGACGCCCGCCCCAGGACCATCGGGAACGAGGCCGGCGCGTTGCGCCTCATCGGCCGCCGCCAGGCCGTGCCGTTGGCGTCGTAGATCGACAGCGTGGCCGCCGTGTCCTTGCCGGCGAGGTCGGCCACCTCGACGTCGAGATGGCAGGGGGCGGGCAGGAGGATCGCCAGCGGCCCTCCGGGCGCCGTGGCGCTCGTCGTCACCGCCGCCGCGCCGTCGGCCTGGACGACCAGCGCGTAGGTCCCCTGCGGCGCGTCGCCGATCGTCACCAGGCCGCCCTCGCCGGTGTCGTAGCGCCCGCCGGCCACGACCCGCCCCGCCTCGTCGAGCAGCAGAGCCTCGACGGCGTCGGGGGCCGAGCCGGCGGCGAGGGTCACGCGCAGCGCGAGGCCGCTCGTCCGCTGCAGCAGGACCTCCGAATCGGGCGCGCCCGACTCGGCCACCGAGACGTTCTGCCGCGCCGCGGCGTAGCCGTCGAGCCGCACCGCGAGCGTCCACGTCCCTTCCGCGACGTTGGCGATCGTGAACCGGCCGTCGTCGCCGGTCGTCGCGCGCAGCAGCCCGCCGCCGCGCCCGCCCATCGCCGCGGACGGGGTCAGCTCGGCCGTCGCGCCGGCGAGGGCGCTGCGGTCGGCCGAGTCGAGGACGCGGCCGCCGACCGTGGTCCGCGGCGCGCGGAGCGTCACGTCGCGGTCGGCCGAAACGTCCACCTGCGTCGAGAAGTCGAGGCCGTCGGCCATCCGCAGCACCGAGACGTTGTACGAGCCGGCGGCCAGCCCCTCGATCTTGAAGCGGCCGTCGGCGCCCGTCGTC
This window of the bacterium genome carries:
- a CDS encoding response regulator encodes the protein MPENNASVVGAPLVRPTVPTCAANAAPGGIVMVVDDDDLVREVAGLMLQRAGYRVLKAEGGREAVEIMRRAGQAVDCAVVDVMMPGVDGPTTLAEMRKVRPDLPAVMFSGFADDRMTARAAQGASRFLRKPFTTAELVSAVRGALGR